TGTGGTTATAAGCGGCTACTTCATCTTAAAACCTATTGATGATCTGCGTGGGTTTTACAGCAAGCGCTTTACCCGCATTCTTTACCCATTTTTTGTGTGGTCGGTAATCTACCTTCTTTGGGCTTGGTTGTTCGACGGAACTCGTACCTCTAAAATATGTGAAGGCATTTTGTGGGGGAAACCATACTTTCATCTTTGGTTCTTGGGGATGCTCATGGGGCTTTACGCCGTGGCTCCGCTAATTGCCGACTTGCGTAGGCGTATCAGCTCGCGCAGCTTTTTGATGGTTGGCCTCGGTGCTCTCCTATTTGGAATGGCCATCGAATCGTGGAATGGCTATGCCGGAGCACGAACATGGGTAGGCACATGGTGGTTGTCGTACGTTGGTTACTTTATGGTTGGCGCCTCTCTTCCCGATTTGCGCGCGTTGGGCAATCGCCGCTTTGCGTTATTATGTACCGTAGCGGTTTCTGTGCTCTCCATTTTTATTTTAACGGGATGGCTCTTTGCGCAAAAGGAGTACTGCTGGTATTTCTACAGCTACTTGGGTCTTCCGGTTATCGTTGGATCAGTATCTTCGGTTTTGCTATTCGTAAACCTTGAAATTCGAGGCTATGCTTTTATCTCAACCGTGTCGGAGCTATCGTTTGGGATATACCTATTTCATATGATCCCCCTAAACGTTATAAAGAAGTACTGGAATGGAATGCTGGTGGAGAATCCTTACTGGAATATCCTGCTGGTTTCGTTGGTGGTGTTTACCATTTCAGCAATTGCCATGTGGGGCGTTTCTAGGGTTAAACCAGTTGCCCGGCTGGTAATGTAGTGGTGTGGACAGGTAGTATCACAAGCAAAGGCGGCAGAATGAAACCATTCTGCCGCCTTTGCTTTTTATGCCGAGGGTTTTTCGCCAAACTCGATGGTCAGGTTGTAAATCGCAGCGTGCGAATCGTCAATAACTGCCTCGTTTTGTGCCATCATTGCTTTGATGGTTGAGCCAATTTGTGACTGAATCTCATCAATTGCCTCCTCCTCGCTTTCTGCTTCGACAAAACAATTGGGAATTGATGGTGCCGATGCGATGTATTCATTCTCCGATATCTTCTTAACTAGAATTTTAAATGTTAAGTCTTTCATGGCAAAATATTTTATTTGATGTAAAGTAGCGACACTGGTCGGTAGTCAATTTCCTCGTTGTTATAGTAAACGTGTTCGAGGTATAGTCCAGACGGTGGCGCCGTGTACTTTGCGGGTTCGTTAGAGTAGCTATCGAAAAAGGATTGTAGCTTCCGCTCCGTAATATTTCCTCGTCCAACTTCGATAAGTACTCCTACCATTCTACGCACCATTTTCCAAAGGAAGTGGGAGCCTACAACGTGAATAACAATAGAATCGCCCTCCTTGTAGACGTTTACGCTCTTAACCTCCACCTTGGTTGAGGTTGTCTCTGAATCTTTGTCTCCAAACGAACGAAAATCTTTCAAACCAACCATTTGCTGGGCTGCATGGTGCATATCTTCCATGTTCAGATAGTCTTTCACCCAGTAGGCGTATTTTTTTCCAAACGCCGTTTTGCGTTTCGCAATGTGGTATACGTAGCTACGTGCGGTGGCATCGTAGCGCGCATGGAACTTGGCGTCTACCTCCTCTACATCTATAATGGCAATGGATGCAGGTAGGTTATCGTTGAGCTTAAATCGGATTTGCATGGGTGAGAGCTTGGTGTTCACATCTAAATGTGCTACCTGCCCTAGTGCATGTACTCCTGCATCTGTGCGGCCAGAGCCGTACAGCTCAAATTTATCTGTTTGAAAAGCTTCGCGGCAGGCATCCATTATCTTACCTTGGATAGATGAATGTCCTTTTAGGAGTTGCCAGCCGTGATATGCCGAACCGTCGTATTCTAGTGTTAGCTTAAAGCGCGCCATTATTAAAAATTTGGATCAAAGGTAGGGAGAATGAATTGATTTGCGAAAGGTTATTTGCGGATAGGCTTCTCTAGGCCTCGAATGGCGTTGCAAGCTGCCCGTTGAATGGAAAAGGCTTGAACCTAACTATAGATTCAAGCCTTCCTTATTTTTATTCGGTAGCAGAATGTTGCCTTAAAGTTGGCAATCGGCTATTTAGTTGACGAAGGCTTTTTGCCTGCGCTTCTGATGTTAACGAACTTGTTTAGTATGTCGAACCAGAATGGGGCGCCAAGTGTAATGGCGGCGGCAGTAAACATCCAGCCAATAAACGACTTTACAATTAGGCTGAGAATGAAAAGAATTTTTCCTTTCACATCCTTTTCATGCTTTAACCCTTCGGTAATGGTGGGCTGAGTCCATCCCATTGGTATGCCAACTGTTGTCATGCTGCGGTATAGCGAATCACCCTGCTGCTGTGCTGCGATTGACATGTTTATGGTTTCTTGTACGGATGCTGCAGCATGAGCACTGCTGGTGTCGAGCTTACTTTTTATGGAATCGAGCTTCACTACGGTTTGCTTGTATAGCGTACTGTCTTTAGCCACCTTCGCTGCCGTGGTTGCAAGCAATTCTGCCTGTTGTGGGTTATCTTTTAGGTACTTTGTAATGGCAATGGTGTCTGCATTAATTCCGACGGTTAGCGCTATTGCTGCTATAATGGTAATAATTCGCGTTTTCTTTCGGTATGTTCCCGTTAGCCTATCCATTGCATCTTCATACCAATGCTCAATTCTCGTTTTTAGCAGGTCTATGTTTTTTTGTACATCCTGGCATTCGTCTATGGCCTGTAGCATGTAGCGTCTTAGGTCGGCGGGGATGATGGTCTCTTCGGAGAGAATGGCCTCGCGCAGCCTCTCGCAGTTGAAGGTTAGTCCTGCGTCGGATTTTTGCTGGCTCTTTACGTAATTCTGGTAGATGATGTCGAAAAGAGCAGCGGAAAAGACGTTAGCAGGAATGAAGCTGGCAATTCGTCCCTTCATGGTAAGGCCGTCTACAAGTCCATGGTTAATTATTTGGTCGCCAAGCGTACCTCCCTGGGCGGTGTTAAACGAATCTTTTATCCACTTATTAAGGCTTGCCGCTCTTAAGTTCTTCGCTTGCGCTACTATCTCCACTATGGACGTGCAAATCACGCTTAGGATAAAGTAGATGAAGGCTAGTCCAATTACAAGATCGAGTATCCCAAAGTTTGTCATGAGTTAAGTTTTTGAAGAGGTTGTTTTGTTGCTATATTGTGAGTCATGAGAAATTTGTTTAATCAATTTGTTGAGGTGTTACTGGTCGGCTTATCAGAGGTTTATAATATTTTGGTGTTTTTTCAAATTGTTATATTGTTGCAATTTATGAAAATAATAATTAAATCGAAAGCAATTATAATCGGGGGATTATTAAAAGGTTTATTCTATCTCACAGCATCTTAGCCACAAGACTGAATCCTGAATAGTTTGAATGATCTTGTAGAAATAAGCAAAAATGAGTGTGATTCACGAAGAAAAACTTCTTATTGAAAATGTGAGAAGGGGTGATAAGCATTCGTATGAGGTTCTTTTTCATAAGTACTTCAGCGAATTGTCTCTCCTTTCTTATCGAATTGTGCGCAATAAGGTTGTTGCAGAGGAGATTGTGCAAGATTTTTTTGTGAAATGTTGGATTAAACGGGAGGATCTTTGGATATCGACCAGCTTCAAGGCATATTCGTACCGTTCTGTATATAATTTGTCGCTTAATTTTATCCGAGACAATAAGAAATTCACCTCATTAGAGAATGTTGGTGCTGCTTTTGTTGATGAAAGTGAAATGGGTGATGACTATTCATCAGATAACACCCGGTTACAAGCAGCAATCGAATCCCTGCCACCCCAATGTCGTCGAATTTTTACGCTTATTTGTGTTGAGGGATTGTCTTACGCCGAGGTAGCGGAGGAGCTGGGGCTCTCTGTTAATACAATAAAGGTGCAAATGAGTAAAGCTTACCGGTTGCTAAGGGAAAGCCTCTCGGTACATTCTATTATTTACTTGGCTATAGCTTTTATGGTATAGCATCGTTGTGCGATGCTGACGTAAAGCGCTTTTTATTCTGCTTTTTTACCTATCGTTAATATTTTTTCAAAAAAAATCTATTTGCAGTAATACTTTTTGGGGAAGCGTGTGTCTTTTCGGTAGAAAAAAGGATGCATGGAAAGAATTGATCTCCCCGAAAAGGATTGGAATTACATTATTGAACGAATCGATAGTGATGTTTCTGCCGATGATTTAACGTTTCAGGCTTGGTTGTCGGAAGTGGAGGTTCGACGGGTATTGTATGACGAGCTTTTGCTTATTCGCAGGAGCTCCTCCTTCTCCTCTTTTTCTGGTGAAAGGTATAAGAAGCGTGCTTGGGCGACTATTCTTGAAAAAATAGAGAGGGAAGAGCGACAGAAAAAGATGGCGGCTCGTCGTCTTTACATAAAGGTAGCTGCATCTCTTGCACCTTTTCTTTTTTTAAGCTTTGGCTATTGGTTGGGAAATAGGAATTCCATTCAGGATATTAATCTTAAGGATAACCTGTTTGCGCTATCGAGCAGCATTGAGCCTGGCTCTAAGAAGGCTAGGCTTGTACTTCAGGATGGAACGATGCTTGACCTTGGGAAGCATATTGTGCTTAAGGAGTCGGATGGTACCGAGATTACCAATGCCCCCAATAGTATGATTTCGTACATAAACCCAGATGCGGGGAGAGGGGCAAAAATAAATACGCTAATAGTTCCTAAAGGAGGCGAGTACCGGGTTTTGCTGGCAGATGGTACAAAGGTATGGCTTAACTCTGGGTCAATCCTAAGGTATCCAACCTCTTTTAATAAGAAGGAAAGAATGGTACAGCTCGAAGGGGAGGCGTACTTCGAGGTTAAGAAAAATCCGAAGGTTCCTTTTGCGGTGAAAGTTAGAGGGATGAGTCTCGCCGTTTTTGGTACTTCCTTTAATGTAAACTCCTACGAGCCGGGGAAAGGTATTGGAACGACGTTGGTGGAAGGGAAGGTTACTATGAGAATTGACAATGGGAAAGAGTACGTGATGAGGCCTCATGAGCATATTACCTACAACTTGGAAACTGATACCTATTCCGTTCTAAAGAATGTGGATGTTAGCCTTTATACCTCGTGGAAGGATGGTGTTTTCCGGTTTGAAAATCAGAGGCTGGAGGATATAACAAACCGACTTAGCCGCTGGTATTCATGCGAGGTTGTTTATAACGATAATTCGTTGCGAGATCTGAAATTTACGGGTGTTGCAAAGAAGAATGAACCTATAGATCACTTGCTTAATCTAATATCATTACTAAAAGATGTAGACTATGATGTAAAAGACGGAGTTGTTTTTATTAGCAAGCGAAGGAATTAAAAAAAGGAGAAGTGTTGGCCCACCTCTCCTCTGAAAATTCAATTCGCAAAAGCTGCTACTGATGGCAGCTAGTTACTTAACCAAATTCATTTCAAATTTATGAAAAAACTATGGCATTTAGGTATTCCAACGAAATATTTGGAATGCGGAAAGGCTTTTAGAACCCAATGTTTTATTTTTTTGCTTTTCGGGTCGCTACTATGCTTCTCAACCCAAAGCTTTGCTCAGAAAACAAGGCTAACAATTAACCTTACAAACGTTTCGCTTGAGCAGGTATTCGATCAAATCAGAAGCCAGTCTCAATTTGACTTCTTTTATAGCAACGATGATCTTGATGCAAGTCGGAAGGTGTCCGTGAAAGTTAGTAATGGATCGCTCGATGATGTGCTAAAGCAAGCGCTAGGCTCATCGTACACCTATAAAATCGTCGATAAAAAGATTCTTATCGAAGCGGTTAAAACCAAAAAGGCGGCACCTGCTCGCACCGATCAACCTTCGCGTAAAATAAAAGGAAAAGTAAGTGATGCCACTGGGGCATCCTTACCGGGGAGTACGGTTCGTGTTGTTGGCCTATCCAAAGGGGTATCTACAAATCCGAATGGGGAGTTTGAGATTGATGTTCCTGGCGGGTATAAGCAGCTTGAAATATCATTTATTGGTTTTATGCCCCAAATCGTGGAGTTGGATAAAAGCAGCAATATCGCTGTTACCTTAAAGGAATCGAACCAAAAAATTGATGAGGTAATTGTTACGGGATACCAAAAGGTCGACCGCAAGCTCTTTACAGGATCAGCATCACGAGTTAATGCGGATGATGCTAAGATAGAAGGGGTGTCCGATATCGGTAAAATGCTTGAGGGACGTGCTGCCGGAGTATCCGTACAAAGCGTATCGGGAACCTTTGGTGCAGCGCCTAAGATCCGCGTTCGAGGAAATGTTTCTATCTACGGAGACTCAAAGCCTTTGTGGGTTGTTGACGGTGTTGTACTTGAAGATGTGGTAAGCGTTTCTCCCGATGAGCTATCGTCTGGAGATGCCATTACCCTAATCAGTTCTGCTGTTTCTGGCCTTAACCCCGATGATATTGATAACTTTCAAATCCTTAAGGATGCTTCTGCTACTGCACTTTATGGGGCTCGCGCTATGAATGGCGTTATTGTGGTTACCACAAAAAAGGGGCATAAGGGAAAGACGTCGGTGAGCTATAACGGAAACTTTACAACCCAGTTTAAGCCAACTTACGATACCTACAATATCATGAATTCTAAGGATCAGATGTCGGTATATCGCGAGTTGGAAAGGAAAGGCTGGCTTAACCATTCAAACATATCAAGGAGTAATGATGGTGGTGTTTTTGCCAAAATGTACGATCTGATAAACTTTTATGATCCAGCAACAGGGTTTGGTTTGGAGAATACGCCAGAGGCTCGAGCTAAGTTTTTGCAGAAATATGAAATGGCAAATACAAATTGGTTCGATCTTCTTTTCAAGAACTCCTTTGTGCAGGAGCATTCAATTAGCATGTCGTCAGGAACTGATAAATCGCAGTTTTATGTATCAACCAGTATTTACAACGATAACGGATGGACAATCGCCGATAAGGTAAAGCGCTATACTGGAAATTTTAAGGGGACATTTAATCTTACCCCCAAAATAACAGCGAGCCTTTCTACCTCTGGTTCGTACCGCGATCAAAAGGCTCCAGGTACGCTAAAGCGAGTTCAAAACGTTGTGGAAGGGACTTATGAGCGCGATTTTGATATAAATCCTTACTCATATGCTCTCAACACAAGTAGAACGTTGCGTCCGTACGATGATAATGGGAACCTCGAGTTTTTTAGAAAAAATCTAGCCCCATTTAACATTCTTCGCGAGCTGGAAAGAAATACGCTGGATATAAAGATGCTTGATTTGAAAATGCAGGCCGATTTATCCTATAAGATTACCGACTGGCTTTCTTATGATTTTGTAGGATCTATGAGATGGGTTCAGTCAAGCCGTGAGCATAGCATTAAGGAGGGATCTAACCTTGCTGAGGCATACCGTTCGGCAGGTAGCGCTGTTACTCGCGATGCCAATCCTCTTTTGTACAGAGATCCAGACTATCCAGAAGCCGAAAAAGTTGTTGTGCTACCAACAGGGGGCTTCTATAATAGGGATGAAAACAACTTGACAAACTTCTACATACGTAACGTCTTTAATATTAATAAGACATTTAAAGAGAAGCATGCCATGAACATCCTTCTTGGTCAAGAAATCAGGTATGCCGATAGACAAAGCCTTTTCTTTAATGGGTATGGGTATCAGTTTGACAAGGGAGGAGTTCCTTTTGTTGACTACCGATTTATTAAGAAAATGATTGAAGGTGGTTTTAACTACTACGGAATGGGCTGGGAGTATGATCGATTTACAGCGTTCTTTTCTAATGCAGGCTACTCTTACAACAATAGGTATACTGTTAATGGAACACTTCGTGTGGATGGTTCAAATCAGCTTGGAAGATCTAGAAGCTCTCGTTGGCTGCCAACTTGGAATATAAGCGGGCTATGGAATGTCCATAATGAACAATTTGCTAGCAAGTTTAGCAAGATTTCGAGATTGTCGCTTCGTGCAGGATATTCGATGAATGCCAACATGGGGCCAGCTCGTAACTCTACGCTTATTCTCCGAAATGCAACAACCGATCGTCCATATACTAACGAAAAGGAGTCTTCTATCTACATTGATGACTTGGAGAATAGCGAGCTAACATGGGAAAAGCAGCACGAAATTACAGCTGGTATTGATCTTGGTTTGTTCAACAACCGTCTATCTATTACTGCGGAAACATACCAACGAAAAGGTTTCGATCTACTTGGATACTTGGATGTGTCGGGGATTGGTGGTAGCAGCTCAAAATTTGCAAACTACGCTAATTCGGTATCTAAAGGCTACGACTTCTCCATCAATGGACGAATTTATGAAACAGACGGATTTAGCTGGACATCTAATATTCAGCTGGCTTATAATACAACCAAGATAACCAACTTAAGATCTAAGCCTCGCATATACAGCCTAACCCGTGCTGAAGGCGGTCCGTTGGAAGGATATCCTATAAGGGGACTATTCAGCGTTCGTTTTGATGGTTTAGATAACTCGGGGGTTCCTACTTTTATAAACGAGGATGGAGCAAAAGATTACGGAACATACATTCAGAGCGATAAAATTAAGTACTTAAAGTATGAAGGTCCCGTTGATCCTACTTTTACTGGTGGATTTTCGAACACGGTAAAGTATAAGAGTTGGACGCTAAACCTCTTTATCTCCTACCAATGGGGGAACAAAATCAGGTTAAACCCTGTGTTTAAGTCGTTCTACTCCGACACCGACGCGCTACCCAAAGAGTTTAAGGATAGATGGGTGTTACCTGGAGACGAGCAGTTAACAAACGTCCCTGCCATCATGTCTCGGAGGGAGTATTACCGCATTGACGGGACTAACCTTTACCCATATCAAAACTATAACATTAGCGATGCGCGTGTTGCAGACGGTGGATTTGTTCGCTTAAAGAATATATCGTTAACTTACGATATCCCACAGTCTTTAATCAAAAAAATTGGATTAAAGAGTTCTACGCTAAAAGTTGCAGCGGTTAACCCTTGGCTAATTTATGCAGACTCCAAATTGAAGGGGCAAGATCCTGAATTTTTTGGAGCTGGTGGTGTTGCCATGCCTATGCCTAAGCAGCTAACGCTTACATTAAAACTAGGATTATAATCAACTCAATACATGAAAAGATTAACTCTATATATTGCTGTATTCATGGGCATGCTTACAAGTGTAGCCTGCAACGAATACCTAGATAAAGTTCCGGATAACAGAACAGAACTCGATAGCAAAGAAAAAATAGCAGAGCTTCTTGTAAACGCCTACCCAAAAGCAAACTACTTCAGCTTTTGCGAAGCAATGACAGATAACGTTGGAGACAAGGGATCGGGTGTAACTGCAAAACCTCTGAATACAGAGCCTTACTTTTGGAAGGACTTTTCCATTGACGGAACAGACACACCTGCTAGCTACTGGGACGACTGCTATAATGCAATTGCACATGCTAATGTTGCTCTCGAAGCGATTGACAAGTTGGGTAATGGAAATGAGTATGCTGCACAACGGGGCGAAGCGTTAGTTTGTAGAGCTTACGCTCATTTTATGCTGGTTACTCTTTTTGCCAAAACCTACGATGCCAGTACAGCCGCATCCGATTTGGGAATTCCATATGTTACGGAGCCAGAGAAGGTGGTTATTAAGAGCTACAAGCGCGAAACTGTTGCAAAGGTATATGAGCTTATAGAAAAAGATTTGACAGAGGGTATGGCTCTCATCTCGGACGAATTCTATAAAATTCCAAAGTACCATTTTACCAAAGCAGCCGCAGCTGGATTTGCATCTCGTTTTTACCTCTTCAAAAAGGATTACGAAAAGGTCATAAAGTATGCCGATATGGCTATTGGAGTAAACCTTGCCAGCAAGCTACGCAACTGGAATGTTTACGTAACCAAAAGTTACTACGATCTTCTTAAAACCTATACGTTATCTTCCGAGAGCGCTATTCTGTTGCTTCAGGAAACCATAAGTGTATGGGGGAGGGAAGTTCAGAGGTATCGTTACTCCCTTTCTTCTCAAAAAGTCGATGAGTTTTTTGTTCAAAAGAATGTGACTGGAGTAAAATGGATATACCCTATTTACGGTGACGAAAAAACTTCAGGGATTCCAAAATTTGAGGAATACTTCAAGAAGTTAAGTGTAGATGCCAATACAGGCTATCCAATGAATATGATTCCGCTACTTACCTGCGAGGAGGTTCTGTTTAATAAGTTGGAGGCAATGGTGATGTCAGGTCAACCTGCTAGTAATATTCTACCTCTTATTAATACGTTTGTTATTAGTCGTGTAGCAACCAAAGATGCTGCCGCCGCTAACCTTACGCTTGATAAAATTGCTCAGTTTTATAAAAAGCCAACGGAGAAAGAAAACCTACTTGCCTGCATTCTCAACTTAAAGCAGGTTGATTTTATCCACGAAGGTATGCGCTGGTTCGATATTCTTCGCCACAAGATCGAAGTTACCCATAAGGCAGAAAGTGGCGAAGTTGTAACGCTAAAGGCCAACGATTTAAGGCGAGCCATTCAAATCCCGCAAAAGGCGATAAACAACGGCATTACTCCAAATCCAAGGTAAATACAAGAACTTTATGAAAACTTACAGCAAATCAATTATACTAATTCTCTTTGCTATTGCAACCCTTTGTGCCTGCAGTAAGGAGGAAGATTTAGGGAAGTCGAACATTGACGTAGAAACCCCCAACCGACAAGGAACCGACAAGTGGATTTACGATAACTTTGTAACGCCACTAAACCTTGAAGTAAAGTATCGATGGGACGATAGCGAAGTTGAGATCGACAAGAAGCTTGTGCCCGCCGAAGAATCTCAGGTTATCCCCTTCTTGGAGGTTGTAAAAAAGGTTTGGATAGAACCTTACACTGATAAGACCGTAGTTCCAGACGAAACCTTTTTGAAAAGGTTAAGCCCCAAGCAAATTGTCCTTGTAGGTAGCTTGAACTACAATTCAGATGGAACAATAACCCTTGGAACTGCCGAAGGAGGCCGAAAGATTGTTTTGTATGAAGTTAACGGCTTTAGCAAAACTAATAAGGAGCAGGTGCTACGCATGCTTCATACCATGCAGCACGAGTTTGGGCACATCCTTCATCAGAATAAGCTTTATCCAGCCGAGTTTAAGAAGATAACTCCTGCCTATACCAAGACCTGGAATAACTATGATTTGGAAACCTGTAATAAGGAGGGCTTCATAACCCAATATGCCCGTTCGTCTCCCGACGAAGACTTTGTGGAGATGATTGCTGCTATGCTTACCATGAGCAAGACGGAATTCGACAATATGGTTAAGGCCATAAAGTGGGCTGATGGTAGAAATAAGATTAGGGAAAAGGAGCAGTTTGTGGTAGCCTACTACCGTGATAAGTATGGCATAGACATCTACGCGTTACAGCAGCGAATTGCTGATGCAATGGCTTCGCTCAACGCACCGGTTACTCCTCCTGCTGGGAAGTAATCTCAGCTGCACATGTTTTCTAAAACAAATTAAAACACAATGAACAAGCTATATATCGCGATTGTGGCAATGTCCATTTTACTCTGTGGATGCCAAAAAGAAGACTCGCCGATTTTTAGTAAAAGCGCCGATGAGCGAATTAATGAAAAGCTCAGTGAATATCAAAAGCTGCTAGTGAGCGCGAAGTATGGATGGAAAACCGCCTACTTTCCCAAAGACCTAAAAACTGGTGGCTGGTCGTACATCTTTAAGTTTAAGGAAGACGGATCGGTTACCATGATGGGCGATTTCAATAAGACAACTGCAACAACCGAGCAGCCCTCAAAGTATCGCGTTTGTCAAATCCACAAGCCAAGCTTGATATTTGACACCTACAGCATGCTGCATATTCTGGCAGATCCAGAACAGAGTAATCCTCCTGGTCCAAGCTTACAGGGTGACTTCGAATTTGAATTCTTAGCCTATAAGAACGATACGCTATCGCTTGTAGGAATACACGATAAGACCATTCTTAAAATGGTGATGGCTACCGATAAGGATATCTCGCTCGAAAAGAACGTAGCACGTCGTGCGCAGGCAAAGGCTTTTTTCTCCGACCTCCCTACCCGTCCTTATTTTAAGGGCGTAAGCATAGGCAGTAGTAGCATAGACATCAGCTATGTGGATAAAAGTAAAAAGGTGATTATTCGCTACTCTAAGAACAACACCGTTTACACATTAACCAGAGCCGTTGCTTTCAACGAGCAGGGAATGGTGCTCTCTTCTCCTGTAACGCTACCCAACGTATCTAAACCTGTTAGCACCATTGCTTTTTCGGGTGATTCGCCTACCGAACTTAGCCTGTTGTGGAATAACGAAGGTACGCCATGTATGGTGCAGCATATGGATTATCCCGTAGTCCCTTATATTAAAGAGCTAAATACCATAACGCAGCTAGAGTACTTCAACATCATGAGGGTGTCGCCATCTTTAAAAGATGCATTAGATCAGGCCGAAACAATTCCTAATTTAAAAGACCTGCAGCTAATGTTTGATGCTTTTGTAAAGGAAGGGGCGCCTAGAGAAAGCGCTTTGCTTGCTTACTGTCCAGAAGCTACCAAGAAGAATTGGTTTCAGTATAACCTACAATGGACTTATGGCGATGATGGCGTATTAAAAGGTAAGTATGTTGGGGCTGTGTCTGGGTTAGAGCACGAAAGCAAGGTTAAGCCTTTAATCAACCAGCTTTGTAATGGAGATGGATATACCGTAGCAGATATCAGCATTCAAAGCTTTGATAAAAGCTCGTTGGTAACGGCAACGTTAATATCTCGAGCTAATAGCCAAGATCGGATTTTTATTTACACGTTTTTATAGCAAACTCACGTATTAACTACAAACAAATTTATTATGAGAATTAAATTACTACTAATGAGCTTTGCGCTTTTAATCTTGGCCTCCTGCTCGAAGGACGAGGTGAAAAGTGCTGAAAAGAGCATTCTTGATTTTTCTTTTTCGTTAAACGGAAAAACAATTAAAGGTGCTATTGATAACGCTAAAATGGCTGTTTCGCTAACCGTGCCTTACGGAACGGACGTTACAGCAATTGCGCCTGCTGTGGTAACATCACCGCTATCTACCGTGCTTCCTGCAAGTGGTGCTGCGCAAGATTTTACAAAGCCTGTAACCTATACTGTAACGGCCGAGGATGGATCTAAGCAGGCCTACACAGTTACCATTACCGTCGATAAAAATACGGAGTGTCTTATTAAGGAGTTTAAGTTTACGCAGTTTTCTCCTAATGTGGTTGCCGTAATCGATCAGAACACCAAAACAATTTCTGCAAAAGTTCCTTTTGGTACAGATCTTACTGCTCTTACTCCATTTATTCAGATTTCTAGTGATGCTACCATTTCTCCAGAGGCCAACAAGCCAACCAACTTTACTTCGCCTGTAGAGTACACGGTTACCTCTCAAAATGGAGAAACAAGCAAGTATACCGTTACGGTAGTTACTGACGAAGATCCTTCTGTTCTACGAATTATTACACTTAACAAGACATCGTTTATCGTTGGTCTTGGAGATATCGTAATTACTGGTCGTAACCTAAAAAAGGAGGGAACTACTTCGTATGTTCTTTTTGGTACTACCAAGGTGAAAGGCGTAGTAAACGAAGCGGGTACCGAGATTACAGCAGGAATTCCAACTACGCTAACTCCTGGAAAGGTTATGGTAAAGGTTCAGGTTGGGATAAACAAC
This is a stretch of genomic DNA from Alistipes sp. ZOR0009. It encodes these proteins:
- a CDS encoding acyltransferase → MSVNRHVGIDLLRIIAALGVVFVHVSSPFVIKNMKQVNDLFWAGNLFDSIGRLSVPIFVVISGYFILKPIDDLRGFYSKRFTRILYPFFVWSVIYLLWAWLFDGTRTSKICEGILWGKPYFHLWFLGMLMGLYAVAPLIADLRRRISSRSFLMVGLGALLFGMAIESWNGYAGARTWVGTWWLSYVGYFMVGASLPDLRALGNRRFALLCTVAVSVLSIFILTGWLFAQKEYCWYFYSYLGLPVIVGSVSSVLLFVNLEIRGYAFISTVSELSFGIYLFHMIPLNVIKKYWNGMLVENPYWNILLVSLVVFTISAIAMWGVSRVKPVARLVM
- a CDS encoding type II toxin-antitoxin system HicB family antitoxin, coding for MKDLTFKILVKKISENEYIASAPSIPNCFVEAESEEEAIDEIQSQIGSTIKAMMAQNEAVIDDSHAAIYNLTIEFGEKPSA
- the truA gene encoding tRNA pseudouridine(38-40) synthase TruA, producing the protein MARFKLTLEYDGSAYHGWQLLKGHSSIQGKIMDACREAFQTDKFELYGSGRTDAGVHALGQVAHLDVNTKLSPMQIRFKLNDNLPASIAIIDVEEVDAKFHARYDATARSYVYHIAKRKTAFGKKYAYWVKDYLNMEDMHHAAQQMVGLKDFRSFGDKDSETTSTKVEVKSVNVYKEGDSIVIHVVGSHFLWKMVRRMVGVLIEVGRGNITERKLQSFFDSYSNEPAKYTAPPSGLYLEHVYYNNEEIDYRPVSLLYIK
- a CDS encoding RNA polymerase sigma-70 factor, which gives rise to MSVIHEEKLLIENVRRGDKHSYEVLFHKYFSELSLLSYRIVRNKVVAEEIVQDFFVKCWIKREDLWISTSFKAYSYRSVYNLSLNFIRDNKKFTSLENVGAAFVDESEMGDDYSSDNTRLQAAIESLPPQCRRIFTLICVEGLSYAEVAEELGLSVNTIKVQMSKAYRLLRESLSVHSIIYLAIAFMV
- a CDS encoding FecR family protein yields the protein MERIDLPEKDWNYIIERIDSDVSADDLTFQAWLSEVEVRRVLYDELLLIRRSSSFSSFSGERYKKRAWATILEKIEREERQKKMAARRLYIKVAASLAPFLFLSFGYWLGNRNSIQDINLKDNLFALSSSIEPGSKKARLVLQDGTMLDLGKHIVLKESDGTEITNAPNSMISYINPDAGRGAKINTLIVPKGGEYRVLLADGTKVWLNSGSILRYPTSFNKKERMVQLEGEAYFEVKKNPKVPFAVKVRGMSLAVFGTSFNVNSYEPGKGIGTTLVEGKVTMRIDNGKEYVMRPHEHITYNLETDTYSVLKNVDVSLYTSWKDGVFRFENQRLEDITNRLSRWYSCEVVYNDNSLRDLKFTGVAKKNEPIDHLLNLISLLKDVDYDVKDGVVFISKRRN